A stretch of DNA from Nitratireductor thuwali:
CGGCCTGGCCGAAAAGGTGGGGATGCGCACGGTGCTTCTGACAGGGCGGGAGAAAGGCCGGGAGCGGCAGGCGGCGCTCGACCTGATTGCGCGCGGTGAGGCCGACATTGTCGTCGGCACGCACGCGCTTTTCCAGGAGAGTGTGGCATTCCACAATCTGGTGCTCGCCGTCATCGACGAGCAACACCGCTTCGGCGTTCATCAGCGCCTTGCCATGACGGCCAAGGGCGACGCGCCGGACATGCTGGTCATGACGGCAACGCCGATCCCCCGCACGCTGGTGCTGACGGCCTTCGGCGACATGGACGTCTCGCGCCTGACCGAGAAGCCGGCCGGCCGGCGCCCCATCAAGACGGTGACGATGCCGGTCGAGCGCACCGCCGAGCTGATCGCGCGCCTGCAGGATGCCATCGAAGGCGGGCAGAAGGTCTACTGGATCTGTCCGCTGGTGGAGGAATCGGAGGCCGTGGAGCTCATGTCGGCCGAGGATCGGGCGGCGTCGCTGAAGCGGGTCTTCGGCGAAAAGGTGGGCCTCGTTCACGGCCGCATGGCGAGCCGCGACAAGGACGCGGCGATGCAGGCGTTCAAGATAGGCCAAACCCGCATTCTCGTCGGCACGACCGTCGTCGAGGTCGGCGTCGACGTGCCCGACGCCACCATCATCGTCATCGAACACGCCGAACGCTTCGGCTTGGCCCAGCTTCATCAATTGCGCGGGCGCGTCGGGCGCAGCGATCTCCCCTCGTCCTGCGTGCTGCTCTACAAGGGCCCCATCGGAGAGACGGCCAGGCGACGGCTGCAGATCCTGCGCGACACGGAAGATGGATTTCTCATCGCCGAGGAGGATCTGCGCCTGCGCGGAGAAGGAGACCTTCTCGGCACGCGCCAGTCGGGCTCGCCGGGCTTCCAGATCGCCAGGCTCGAGTTCCACGCAGACCTTTTGCCTACTGCCCGGGACGATGCAAGGCTGACGCTTTCCCGCGATCCGGAACTCCTGTCCGACCGGGGCGAGGCGCTGAGGATGCTGCTTTACCTGTTCGGCAGAGACGAGGCGATCCGGCTGCTGCGGGCCGGTTGACGAAGCTTCACGCTTCCTTTCGCAAGGCGCGTTCGGCCAGCATCCGGGTCTTCTCGTGATATTCGGGGCTGACGAGGCCGGCCGAGATGACCAGCTTCGCCCCGTCCTCGACGCTCATCTCGAGCTCGACGACCTCGCTTCTTGGAACGTAGAGGAGATAGCCGGAGGTGGGGTTGGGGGTAGTCGGCAAGAACACCGCCACGGTGGGGCCGACATCATTGCCAAGGCTGGCCTGCACTTCCCCGCGCGCGTCGGTGGCGACGAAGACGAGCGCCCACAGCCCCTTGCGCGGATACTGAATGAGCGCGACCTTCTTGAACGTATCCGTCCGCTCCGACAGCACGGTCTCCAATATCTGCTTGAGCCCACGATAGACGCTGCGCACCAGCGGCATCCGGCCGAGGAAATACTCGCCATAGGAGACGATGGTCCGCCCGATGATGTTGGCGGTCATGAAGCCGACCAGCGTGATCAGGATAAGCGCCACGATGAGGCCGAAACCCGGTACGGCGAACGGCAGATAGGTATCGGGATTGTAGCGCATCGGAATGAGCGGCTTGACCCACGAATCGACCCAGCCGACGAAAGACCAGGCCAGATAGGCGGTAATGGCAAGCGGCGCCGTGACGACGAATCCCGTCAGGAAGTAATTGCGCAGGCGGGTCATCACCGGGCACGGCCTCGAGTGTTTTCATGGGAGGGCACAAACTGCGGGCAGACTATCCGCCCGCCCGCCCGTCGTCCAGTGCTTCCGGAGACCGCGCCCGCAGTGCCGGTGGCCGCCGATGTTATTCCACCGTCACCGACTTCGCCAGGTTGCGGGGCTGATCGACATCCGTGCCCATCACGACCGCCGTATGGTAGGCCAGCATCTGCACCGGGATCGCGTATATGATGGGCGCGATGAACTCGGGCACCGTGGGCATGATGATCGTCTGGATTCCGTCGAGCGAGGCGCGCGCCGCCCCCTCCGAATCCGTGATGAGAATGATCCGGCCGCCGCGCGCCGCGACCTCCTGCATGTTGGACACCGTCTTGTCGAAGATGCGGTCGTGGGGCGCGATCACGATGACCGGCATCTGCTTGTCGATAAGCGCGATGGGCCCGTGCTTTAACTCGCCCGCCGCATAGCCCTCGGCATGGATGTAGGAAATCTCCTTGAGCTTCAGCGCACCTTCCATCGCCAGCGGATAGTTCGTGTCGCGTCCCAGATAGAGAACGTGGTGCACCTGGGCCAGTTCGCGCGCGATCTCTTCGATGCGCTCTTCCACCTTGAGCGCGAGCGAGGCGAAACGCGGCGCCTCCGAAAGCGCCCGTACCAGGCGCGCGCTCTCCTCCGCGGAAACTGTTTTGCGCTCAATCGCGGCGCGCACGGCAAGCGCGGCGAAGATGGAAAGCTGGCATGTGAAGGCCTTGGTCGAGGCTACTCCGATTTCCGGGCCCGCCAGCGTCGGAAAGATGCCGTCGCTTTCCCGCGCGATGGTCGAATCGCGGACATTGACGATGGAGCCGATCGGGACGCCGGCGCTCTTGCAATAGCGGAGCGAGGCGAGCGTGTCGGCCGTCTCGCCGGATTGCGAGACGAAAAGCGCAGCGCTCATCGGCGACAACGGCATCTCTCGGTAGCGGAATTCCGAGGCGATATCGATGTCGACCGGCAGCCTTGCATAGCGCTCGAACCAGTATTTTCCGATCAGGCCCGCCAGATAGGCCGTGCCGCAGGCCGAAACGGACAGGCGGTCGATTGCGGCGAAGTCGAACGGCATCTCGAGTTCCCTGATGCCGCCCTGGGCGAAGTCAAGATAATGGGCCAGCGTGTGGGAGATCACCTCCGGCTGCTCGTGGATTTCCTTTTCCATGAAATGCCGGTGATTGCCCTTGTCGACAAGCAGGCTGGTGCCGATGCTCTGCTGGCGCTTGCGTTCGACGCGCGCACCCGTCATGTCGAATATCTCGGCGCCCGAACGGCGCACCACTACCCAGTCGCCATCCTCCAGATAGGTGATGGCGTCGGTGAAGGGAGCAAGCGCGATGGCGTCGGAGCCCACGAACATTTCGCCCTCCCCGTGGCCCACCGCCAGTGGCGGGCCGCTGCGCGCGCCAACGATCAGGTCTTCGTCGCCGGAGAACATGATCGCCAGCGCGAAAGCGCCTTGGAGGCGCTTCAGCGCCGCGAAGGCCGCTTCCTCGGGTTTGGCGCCATGCTTCATCTCACGCGCGATCAGATGGGCAACCACCTCGGTATCGGTTTGCGAAGCAAACGCGTAGCCATCCGCTTTCAACTCATCGCGGAGCTCAGAGAAATTCTCGATGATGCCGTTGTGAACGATGGCGACATTGTCGGAAAAATGGGGGTGGGCGTTGGTCTCGTTGGGAACGCCATGGGTGGCCCAGCGGGTGTGGCCGATGCCGATGAGCCCATCGAGCGGCTCTCTGTCGAGCCGCCTTTCAAGATTGACGAGCTTGCCCTCGGCGCGCCTTCGCCCCAGGACGCCGTCGGCGATCGTCGCCACCCCGGCCGAATCGTAGCCACGGTACTCCAGCCGTTTCAGCGCGTCCACGATAAGCGGTGCGACCGGCGAATGTCCCACAATGCCGACAATTCCACACATAGGCTGCAACCCCCTTTGGAGCCTGCCGACGCCTGTGCGTCGAGCACCCCGAGTCCCCCCGATTTTCCTCTACT
This window harbors:
- the glmS gene encoding glutamine--fructose-6-phosphate transaminase (isomerizing), which encodes MCGIVGIVGHSPVAPLIVDALKRLEYRGYDSAGVATIADGVLGRRRAEGKLVNLERRLDREPLDGLIGIGHTRWATHGVPNETNAHPHFSDNVAIVHNGIIENFSELRDELKADGYAFASQTDTEVVAHLIAREMKHGAKPEEAAFAALKRLQGAFALAIMFSGDEDLIVGARSGPPLAVGHGEGEMFVGSDAIALAPFTDAITYLEDGDWVVVRRSGAEIFDMTGARVERKRQQSIGTSLLVDKGNHRHFMEKEIHEQPEVISHTLAHYLDFAQGGIRELEMPFDFAAIDRLSVSACGTAYLAGLIGKYWFERYARLPVDIDIASEFRYREMPLSPMSAALFVSQSGETADTLASLRYCKSAGVPIGSIVNVRDSTIARESDGIFPTLAGPEIGVASTKAFTCQLSIFAALAVRAAIERKTVSAEESARLVRALSEAPRFASLALKVEERIEEIARELAQVHHVLYLGRDTNYPLAMEGALKLKEISYIHAEGYAAGELKHGPIALIDKQMPVIVIAPHDRIFDKTVSNMQEVAARGGRIILITDSEGAARASLDGIQTIIMPTVPEFIAPIIYAIPVQMLAYHTAVVMGTDVDQPRNLAKSVTVE
- the recG gene encoding ATP-dependent DNA helicase RecG, which gives rise to MRPSLLDPLFAPATTLGGIGEKVAALLGNVAPADTTSRPLRVGDLLFILPHGLIDRTNRPGIALAPEGATVTLSVTVDRHQPPPRGKSNLPYRVFAFDDTGEIALTFFHAKGPWLERQMPVGARILVSGRMEWFNGRPSMVHPDHIVPADEADNLPLVEPVYPLTAGLSGKVLRRSIGQALERLPELPEWLDASVQSKLSLPSFGDALRTLHAPASIDDISPENAPWRRLAYDELLAGQLSLALVRLRTKRLAGRPLAGDGRLVAALLKALPYSLTSSQEAAVAEIQLDLARPERMLRLLQGDVGAGKTVVALLAMANATEAGGQSALMAPTEILARQHHATISGLAEKVGMRTVLLTGREKGRERQAALDLIARGEADIVVGTHALFQESVAFHNLVLAVIDEQHRFGVHQRLAMTAKGDAPDMLVMTATPIPRTLVLTAFGDMDVSRLTEKPAGRRPIKTVTMPVERTAELIARLQDAIEGGQKVYWICPLVEESEAVELMSAEDRAASLKRVFGEKVGLVHGRMASRDKDAAMQAFKIGQTRILVGTTVVEVGVDVPDATIIVIEHAERFGLAQLHQLRGRVGRSDLPSSCVLLYKGPIGETARRRLQILRDTEDGFLIAEEDLRLRGEGDLLGTRQSGSPGFQIARLEFHADLLPTARDDARLTLSRDPELLSDRGEALRMLLYLFGRDEAIRLLRAG